In the genome of Streptomyces collinus, one region contains:
- a CDS encoding cupin domain-containing protein translates to MRRVVTGHDGSGRSIVVSDGPVPRSREFASLPGWVSRLPWATEPGEKATRAGEDPTPDITSLLPAPGGTRFIVLTFPPESAFADPAFDPAAFDREQRADSPGIAELIEPDGMHATPTVDYGIVLQGELVLELDDGHCTSLSAGDVVIQNGTRHAWRNRSDRPATMAFVLIGAEQGD, encoded by the coding sequence ATGCGCAGAGTCGTCACCGGCCATGACGGGAGCGGCAGGTCGATCGTCGTCAGCGACGGCCCTGTCCCGCGGAGCCGGGAGTTCGCCAGCCTGCCGGGCTGGGTGTCCCGGCTGCCGTGGGCCACCGAGCCGGGCGAAAAGGCCACCCGGGCAGGGGAGGACCCCACCCCGGACATCACCAGTCTGCTGCCCGCGCCCGGCGGCACGCGGTTCATCGTCTTGACCTTCCCGCCGGAATCCGCGTTTGCCGACCCGGCGTTCGACCCCGCCGCCTTCGACCGGGAGCAGCGGGCCGACTCGCCCGGCATCGCCGAACTCATCGAACCCGACGGCATGCACGCCACCCCGACCGTGGACTACGGCATCGTGCTGCAGGGCGAGCTCGTCCTCGAACTCGACGACGGCCACTGCACATCGCTCTCGGCAGGCGACGTCGTGATCCAGAACGGCACCCGCCACGCTTGGCGCAACCGCAGTGACCGGCCCGCCACGATGGCGTTCGTCCTGATCGGCGCGGAACAAGGCGACTGA
- a CDS encoding winged helix-turn-helix transcriptional regulator: MTAPCLPECGVARFLTLLNGPWATLIVRELLHGPHRFNQLREALPGISPHTLTSRLRQFERHGIVTRTTYAEVPPRVEYALTPLGEGLRDVLEAMGTWAMAVPDPEADVTA; the protein is encoded by the coding sequence GTGACTGCTCCCTGTCTCCCCGAATGCGGCGTCGCCCGGTTCCTCACGCTGCTCAACGGCCCGTGGGCCACCCTGATCGTGCGCGAACTGCTGCACGGGCCTCACCGCTTCAATCAGCTGCGTGAGGCCCTGCCCGGCATCAGCCCGCACACCCTGACCAGCCGGCTGCGCCAGTTCGAGCGGCACGGCATCGTCACCCGCACGACGTATGCGGAGGTCCCGCCGCGCGTCGAGTACGCGCTGACCCCTCTCGGCGAGGGGCTGCGCGATGTCCTGGAAGCCATGGGCACCTGGGCCATGGCGGTGCCGGACCCAGAGGCCGACGTCACCGCCTGA
- a CDS encoding NmrA family NAD(P)-binding protein translates to MTYVIHGATGAQGAPVVAALAAAGQSVTALTRNADVVVAGAQRVVAADYGSTAELTEAYRGADGVFVHLPVVSEEDRRDYARNIVAAVRAARPARVVFSAGGAPIDPETGGAAAALAGGLAETGVPHAVITPTLFLENLLMPYVLDTVRERGALPYPIRAGFPVSWASHLDIADAVVALFDRPDITGVVSVGQYPAITGPDLAEAFGAHFGKDVVFEQITPEQFRSSVAPLIGEGPAADVAGAYAAMSALPDRSITPENSAQKLLGITPRTTGQWLTDMGL, encoded by the coding sequence ATGACTTACGTGATTCACGGCGCCACCGGCGCCCAGGGTGCCCCCGTCGTCGCCGCTCTCGCCGCCGCGGGCCAGTCCGTGACCGCTCTGACCCGGAACGCCGACGTCGTCGTGGCCGGCGCGCAGCGCGTCGTAGCCGCCGACTACGGCTCCACCGCGGAACTGACCGAGGCGTACCGCGGCGCTGACGGGGTGTTCGTGCACCTGCCGGTGGTCTCCGAAGAGGACCGCCGGGACTACGCGCGCAACATCGTCGCCGCCGTCCGCGCGGCCCGCCCGGCCCGAGTGGTGTTCTCCGCCGGCGGCGCCCCGATCGACCCCGAAACCGGCGGCGCGGCCGCAGCCCTGGCCGGCGGCCTGGCGGAGACCGGAGTGCCCCATGCGGTGATCACTCCCACGCTCTTCCTGGAGAACCTGCTCATGCCCTACGTTCTCGACACGGTCCGCGAGCGAGGCGCGCTGCCCTACCCGATCCGTGCCGGCTTCCCGGTCTCCTGGGCGTCGCACCTGGACATCGCCGATGCCGTCGTCGCTCTGTTCGACCGCCCGGACATCACCGGCGTGGTCTCCGTCGGCCAGTACCCGGCGATCACCGGCCCGGACCTGGCCGAGGCGTTCGGCGCCCACTTCGGCAAGGACGTGGTCTTCGAGCAGATCACCCCCGAGCAGTTCCGCAGCTCCGTCGCACCCCTGATCGGCGAGGGCCCGGCTGCGGACGTGGCCGGAGCCTACGCCGCCATGAGCGCGCTTCCGGACCGCTCGATCACGCCCGAGAACTCCGCCCAGAAGCTGCTCGGCATCACCCCCCGGACGACCGGACAGTGGCTGACCGACATGGGCCTGTGA
- a CDS encoding MerR family transcriptional regulator yields MPLPPIPRRVKIGDAAAFARTTPRAIRHYHAIGLLAEPERGSDDRRRYGYDDMIRLLWIREMADAGISLDDIRAGFEGTTGIEQSLARLEETLASKAAAIEAQRTAVHRLREAGSPLGLLSPLVSGRLRDLPPGALRSADLDTLLVTERVFGPVGAAVQADRFIVLATHPELRAEEDRLAEAESALDDTVSPDDPRIEDLAVQRCAHEIALVATIDRSGLGEALDDLLDRHDEHDGEEEAEATMGTLEAIGKMPYDFSPARVRYEERVIELLHPADQDSDIPQTC; encoded by the coding sequence ATGCCCCTTCCTCCGATTCCCCGCCGGGTCAAGATCGGCGATGCCGCCGCGTTCGCACGGACCACACCCCGCGCCATCCGTCACTACCACGCCATCGGGCTGCTCGCCGAGCCGGAACGCGGCAGTGATGACCGCCGCCGCTACGGATACGACGACATGATCCGCCTGCTGTGGATCCGCGAGATGGCTGATGCGGGTATCTCCCTGGACGACATCCGGGCCGGCTTTGAGGGCACCACCGGCATCGAGCAGTCCCTGGCCCGGCTGGAGGAAACCCTCGCCTCCAAGGCGGCCGCCATCGAAGCCCAGCGGACCGCCGTGCACCGCCTCCGCGAGGCGGGCAGCCCCCTGGGCCTGCTCTCACCGCTGGTCAGCGGTCGCCTGCGCGATCTGCCGCCCGGGGCCCTGCGCTCGGCCGATCTCGATACCCTCCTGGTCACGGAGCGTGTCTTCGGCCCGGTGGGCGCCGCCGTGCAGGCCGACCGGTTCATCGTCCTGGCCACCCACCCCGAGCTGCGGGCCGAGGAGGACCGCCTGGCCGAGGCCGAGTCGGCCCTGGACGACACCGTGTCCCCTGACGACCCCCGCATCGAAGACCTGGCCGTCCAGCGGTGTGCTCATGAGATCGCCTTGGTGGCCACCATCGACAGATCCGGCCTGGGCGAGGCCCTCGACGACCTCCTGGACCGGCACGACGAGCACGACGGCGAGGAAGAGGCCGAGGCGACGATGGGCACACTGGAGGCCATCGGCAAGATGCCGTACGACTTCTCCCCGGCCCGTGTCCGGTACGAGGAACGCGTCATCGAACTGCTCCACCCGGCCGATCAGGACAGTGACATCCCACAGACCTGCTGA
- a CDS encoding phosphotransferase family protein: MNRNLAAGERVVGAEVLHGGITAEVLKLTAGTADGVTRDLVLRSFTDRFCEVQAEDWLEREAGALGLLSGTGVPAPGLVAVDPTGAHGEYPSLLMTHLAGRVVLDAEGLETRIPLLARQLVAIHAVRPAEQPRGYVALTTAETVVVPRGADAAVWAAAIDVIRRPAPPRRGRFLHRDFHPGNVLFDVPPSGSKEARIVGVVDWAAASWGPADLDVAHCATNLALLHGPAWGLRFAEAYEEAGGLLAEAASERLYWQVRDALACSEEVRSVAQPWREAGRVELTTRAVEERLDAYVTALLETLG, encoded by the coding sequence GTGAACCGGAACCTGGCCGCCGGCGAGAGGGTCGTCGGGGCGGAGGTGCTGCACGGAGGCATCACCGCCGAAGTGCTGAAGCTGACCGCCGGCACGGCGGACGGCGTCACCCGTGACCTGGTGCTGCGGAGCTTCACCGACCGGTTCTGCGAGGTGCAGGCCGAGGACTGGCTGGAGCGGGAGGCCGGTGCCCTGGGCCTGCTGTCGGGGACCGGGGTGCCGGCCCCCGGCCTGGTCGCGGTTGATCCGACCGGCGCGCATGGCGAGTACCCATCGCTCCTCATGACCCATCTGGCGGGCCGGGTGGTCCTCGACGCTGAGGGGCTGGAGACACGAATCCCTCTGCTGGCCCGTCAGCTCGTGGCGATCCACGCGGTACGGCCCGCCGAACAGCCCCGGGGGTACGTGGCGTTGACGACCGCCGAGACCGTCGTGGTTCCCAGGGGAGCCGACGCGGCGGTATGGGCCGCGGCGATCGACGTGATCCGTAGGCCCGCGCCGCCCCGTCGTGGGCGATTCCTGCACCGGGACTTCCACCCCGGCAACGTGCTGTTCGACGTGCCGCCCTCAGGGTCGAAAGAGGCCCGGATCGTCGGTGTCGTCGACTGGGCGGCGGCCTCCTGGGGTCCGGCGGATCTCGATGTGGCGCACTGCGCGACCAATCTCGCGCTGCTGCACGGTCCCGCGTGGGGCCTGCGATTCGCCGAGGCGTACGAGGAGGCCGGCGGGTTGCTGGCAGAGGCCGCGAGCGAGCGGCTGTACTGGCAGGTCCGGGACGCGCTGGCGTGCTCGGAAGAAGTGCGGTCGGTGGCACAGCCGTGGCGGGAGGCAGGAAGGGTGGAACTGACGACGCGAGCCGTGGAGGAACGGCTGGATGCCTACGTCACCGCCCTGCTGGAGACGCTGGGCTGA
- a CDS encoding galactose-binding domain-containing protein, whose translation MIWTAELPVQMLASVWSFWTYYLYTGDTDAVTVAYPAVKRYLNLWTLDGDGLVDHRAGDWDWEDLGSDIDARVVDNCWYYLALDTAAKLADLSGNSADVAAWKARRDSIGANFDRVLWNGSRNEYRSPGYTKDTDDRANALAVVAGLAPASRHRAVTEVLRTHLNASPYMEFYVLEALYLMGAAGVAEERMRNRFAAQVADPACHTLWELWTKADGTDNHAWNGGPLYALSAYTAGVRPTEPGWTRYEVVPQTGTLTRINTVTPTDKGDIRFGIVRDGTRATLTLTSPNGTTARVGVPVYGGSQPVIRANGTTVFTGGSSTGGVSGLSPAGKDASYVYFTVQPGTWTFTATGTGRLDDLALGRPVTGNNSLENGDWGRDRLTDGRLRGVTGAKGYTSNEFASADVSADPVWVEIDLGADTDLDAVRLFPRTDTPAAGGGTPGFPADFTIRTRPDGSGTYTTVRTVTGQPNPDGLVQTYGFRTVTARHVRLEVTRLGTPASDETTKYRLQLAELTVPTAATTVTSNYTLENGDWGKTRVLDGTTTSVAGSKGFTSIDFSSADVGDTPVWIEVDLGADRPIGAVTLHPRGDTPAAGGGSADFPVDFTLQTRGDGSASYSTVRTVTGQNNPDGAAQTYTLTAANGRYLRVRASSAVRPPTNRPATASSSPRSGSSRTAGAARTHRLRGTDRAAGPTELALPLGRGEQAPQAGREIATTLTVRGSTAPPRG comes from the coding sequence ATCATCTGGACCGCCGAACTGCCCGTCCAGATGCTCGCCTCGGTCTGGTCCTTCTGGACCTACTACCTCTACACCGGCGACACCGACGCCGTCACCGTCGCCTACCCGGCGGTGAAGAGGTACCTGAATCTGTGGACCCTGGACGGCGACGGCCTGGTCGATCACCGCGCCGGGGACTGGGACTGGGAGGACTTGGGCTCCGACATCGACGCCCGTGTCGTGGACAACTGCTGGTACTACCTGGCCCTGGACACCGCAGCCAAACTGGCCGACCTCAGCGGCAACTCCGCGGACGTGGCCGCGTGGAAGGCCCGGCGCGACAGCATCGGAGCCAACTTCGACCGCGTTCTGTGGAACGGATCGCGGAACGAATACCGCTCACCCGGCTACACCAAGGACACCGACGACCGCGCCAACGCGCTCGCCGTCGTCGCCGGCCTCGCCCCCGCCTCCCGTCACCGGGCAGTCACCGAGGTGCTGCGCACCCACCTCAACGCCAGCCCCTACATGGAGTTCTACGTCCTTGAAGCGCTGTATCTCATGGGTGCGGCCGGCGTCGCCGAGGAACGCATGCGCAACCGCTTCGCCGCCCAGGTCGCCGACCCCGCCTGCCACACGCTCTGGGAGCTGTGGACCAAGGCCGACGGCACCGACAACCACGCCTGGAACGGCGGCCCGCTGTACGCGCTGTCCGCGTACACGGCCGGCGTCCGCCCCACCGAGCCGGGCTGGACGCGGTACGAGGTCGTCCCGCAGACGGGCACCCTCACGAGGATCAACACGGTGACGCCCACGGACAAGGGAGACATCCGCTTCGGCATCGTGCGCGACGGCACCCGGGCGACCCTCACCCTGACCTCGCCGAACGGGACGACCGCCCGCGTGGGCGTGCCCGTCTACGGCGGCTCCCAGCCGGTCATCAGGGCGAACGGCACCACGGTCTTCACCGGGGGCTCCTCCACCGGCGGCGTCAGCGGTCTGAGCCCCGCGGGCAAGGACGCCTCGTACGTCTACTTCACCGTCCAGCCGGGGACCTGGACGTTCACCGCGACGGGCACGGGCCGTCTCGACGACCTGGCCCTGGGCCGTCCGGTCACCGGCAACAACAGCCTGGAGAACGGTGACTGGGGGAGAGACCGCCTCACCGACGGCCGGCTCCGCGGCGTCACGGGGGCGAAGGGATACACCAGCAACGAGTTCGCCTCCGCCGACGTCAGCGCCGACCCCGTGTGGGTGGAGATCGACCTCGGGGCCGACACGGACCTCGACGCCGTACGCCTCTTCCCCCGCACCGACACCCCGGCGGCGGGTGGCGGAACCCCGGGCTTCCCGGCCGACTTCACGATCCGGACCCGCCCCGACGGCTCGGGCACGTACACCACCGTCCGCACCGTCACCGGCCAGCCGAACCCCGACGGACTCGTGCAGACGTACGGATTCAGGACGGTCACCGCCCGCCACGTGCGCCTGGAGGTGACCAGGCTCGGCACGCCCGCGTCCGACGAGACGACCAAGTACCGCCTCCAGCTCGCCGAACTCACCGTCCCCACCGCCGCGACGACCGTCACCAGCAACTACACGCTGGAGAACGGCGACTGGGGCAAGACCCGGGTGCTCGACGGCACCACCACGAGCGTGGCCGGCTCCAAGGGCTTCACGAGCATCGACTTCTCCTCGGCCGACGTCGGTGACACGCCGGTGTGGATCGAGGTCGACCTCGGCGCCGACCGGCCGATCGGCGCGGTCACCCTCCACCCGCGCGGCGACACGCCTGCGGCGGGCGGCGGAAGCGCCGACTTCCCGGTCGACTTCACCCTGCAGACCCGCGGTGACGGCTCGGCCTCCTACAGCACCGTGCGCACGGTCACCGGCCAGAACAACCCCGACGGAGCCGCACAGACCTACACGCTCACCGCCGCGAACGGACGCTACCTGCGCGTGCGCGCCAGCTCGGCAGTCCGGCCGCCGACGAACCGACCCGCTACCGCCTCCAGCTCGCCGAGATCCGGATCAAGTAGGACGGCGGGCGCGGCCAGGACGCACCGACTCCGCGGAACGGACCGCGCGGCAGGTCCGACGGAACTGGCGCTCCCCCTCGGTCGCGGCGAACAGGCGCCCCAGGCCGGGCGGGAGATCGCGACGACGCTGACGGTCCGGGGCAGCACGGCGCCGCCGCGAGGCTGA
- a CDS encoding C-terminal binding protein, translating into MKPPSRPGTVLLTDYAWPDDSVERSVIEKAGHTLVTGPAEPSSAGAIEKLVAQHRPAGILTCWAPVSGTAIGTSPDLRVVARLGVGLDNIAVDAATERGVWVTNVPDYCVEEVSDHAVGMVLAWTRGLAVFDREVRAGRWDPASARLRRQSTLTCGIVGFGRIGRATARRLGAFGCRILAHDPHPPQDVPGVEMTGLEELLRRSDVVILHVPLTPATHHIIGSEQLALMRPGGLLVNVSRGGLVDTDAVIKALDSGHLDGAAFDVLETEPDVPAGLSAQPGALLTPHVAFSSDASVIELRRRAAEEVVRILAGETPAHACNTPRDLPAGSGDPR; encoded by the coding sequence ATGAAACCACCGAGCCGCCCCGGCACCGTGCTGCTCACCGACTACGCCTGGCCCGACGACTCGGTCGAGCGGTCGGTCATCGAGAAGGCGGGCCACACCCTGGTGACCGGCCCCGCCGAGCCCTCCTCCGCCGGGGCGATCGAGAAGCTGGTCGCCCAGCACCGCCCTGCCGGCATCCTGACCTGCTGGGCGCCGGTCTCCGGCACCGCGATCGGGACCTCACCGGATCTCCGTGTCGTGGCCCGCCTCGGAGTGGGCCTGGACAACATCGCCGTGGACGCGGCCACCGAGCGGGGCGTGTGGGTCACCAACGTGCCGGACTACTGCGTCGAGGAGGTCTCCGATCACGCCGTCGGCATGGTCCTGGCCTGGACACGCGGTCTGGCCGTCTTCGACCGCGAGGTCCGGGCGGGCCGCTGGGACCCGGCGAGTGCCCGGCTGCGCCGGCAGTCGACACTGACCTGCGGCATCGTCGGCTTCGGGCGGATCGGACGCGCCACGGCACGCAGGCTCGGCGCGTTCGGCTGCCGGATCCTGGCCCACGACCCGCACCCGCCGCAGGACGTGCCCGGAGTGGAGATGACCGGCCTGGAGGAACTGCTGCGCCGAAGCGACGTGGTGATCCTGCACGTGCCGCTCACGCCCGCCACTCACCACATCATCGGAAGCGAACAGCTGGCGCTGATGCGGCCGGGCGGTCTGCTGGTCAACGTCAGCCGGGGCGGCCTCGTCGACACCGACGCGGTGATCAAGGCGCTCGACAGCGGGCACCTGGACGGCGCGGCCTTCGATGTCCTGGAGACCGAGCCCGACGTCCCCGCCGGCCTGTCGGCACAGCCCGGGGCGCTCCTCACCCCGCACGTCGCCTTCTCCTCGGACGCGTCGGTCATCGAGCTGCGCCGCCGCGCCGCCGAGGAAGTCGTACGGATCCTCGCGGGCGAGACACCGGCCCACGCCTGCAACACCCCTCGTGACCTGCCCGCCGGGTCGGGTGACCCGCGATGA
- a CDS encoding GNAT family N-acetyltransferase: protein MEIRPTTDEDLDVFVDTLHAAFGLFPETPVEGGGLWWSALEMDRCLLAVAADGRPVGTAATHSFELTLPGETLVPAPGVTAVGVLPSHRRQGVLSAMMRHQLTELRDRGEMLSVLLASEALIYGRFGYGPAAYTAQLKVPRHRAALAAPRAGGVTEGAATGSVEVLRRDGCGEILEEVYDRYRRAQPGALSRPHRWWALRAGQPPISPAQRYVAVHRDTDGVPDGYASYSIESGTLTVDETIATEDAVFTALARFVLEHDLVSQVVFKHVPSGHPLRWQLADFRAGEVSGDMDWLWVRLLDVPRALTARGWFADGELVLDVDDPFLGEHHRYLLTVRDGKADCVPTDREPDLSADIRDLGSIYLGGTAPSTLARAGHIRVHHPGAAALADALFHAERSPHCLHWF, encoded by the coding sequence ATGGAAATCCGTCCCACGACCGACGAGGATCTCGACGTCTTCGTCGACACACTCCATGCCGCGTTCGGGCTCTTCCCGGAGACCCCGGTCGAGGGCGGCGGGCTCTGGTGGTCGGCGCTCGAAATGGACCGCTGCCTCCTCGCCGTCGCGGCGGACGGGCGGCCCGTCGGGACCGCCGCCACGCATTCCTTCGAACTCACCCTGCCCGGTGAGACCCTCGTCCCGGCCCCCGGGGTGACCGCCGTCGGCGTCCTGCCCTCGCACCGGCGTCAGGGTGTGCTCAGCGCGATGATGCGGCACCAGCTCACCGAGCTGCGGGACCGCGGGGAGATGCTCTCCGTGCTGCTGGCCTCCGAGGCCCTGATCTACGGCAGGTTCGGATACGGGCCGGCGGCCTATACGGCGCAGCTGAAGGTACCGCGCCACAGGGCCGCCCTCGCGGCTCCCCGGGCGGGCGGAGTGACCGAAGGAGCAGCGACCGGCTCGGTCGAGGTACTGCGCAGGGACGGGTGCGGCGAGATCCTGGAGGAGGTCTACGACCGCTACCGCCGCGCCCAGCCCGGGGCGCTGTCCCGACCGCACCGCTGGTGGGCCTTGCGCGCGGGACAGCCGCCGATATCACCGGCACAGCGCTACGTCGCCGTCCACCGGGACACCGACGGCGTCCCGGACGGGTACGCCAGCTACTCCATCGAGTCCGGCACCCTGACGGTCGACGAGACGATCGCCACCGAGGACGCCGTCTTCACGGCCCTGGCCCGGTTCGTACTCGAACACGACCTTGTGTCTCAGGTGGTGTTCAAGCACGTCCCGTCCGGTCACCCGCTGCGCTGGCAGTTGGCGGACTTCCGGGCCGGCGAGGTCAGCGGCGACATGGACTGGCTCTGGGTGCGGCTCCTGGACGTCCCGCGTGCGCTGACCGCGCGTGGCTGGTTCGCGGACGGCGAGCTGGTCCTCGACGTCGACGACCCGTTCCTCGGCGAACACCACCGCTACTTGCTGACCGTCCGGGACGGCAAGGCCGACTGCGTCCCGACGGACCGGGAACCGGACCTGTCTGCGGACATCCGCGACTTGGGCTCCATCTACCTCGGCGGCACCGCCCCGAGCACGCTCGCCCGGGCCGGACACATCCGGGTCCATCACCCGGGCGCAGCCGCCCTCGCCGACGCACTCTTCCACGCCGAGCGCTCCCCGCACTGCCTGCACTGGTTCTGA
- a CDS encoding phosphotransferase family protein, which produces MNASPAQMSAAPGPGTGLTDFLITQCLAEPGETARWTPLAGGVSSDLWRVDLPGRSLCVKRALAKLKVSADWQAPVSRNAYEWAWMRFASRHRPDSVPGLLAHDPGAGLFAMEYLPPERYPVWKAQLLAGEVRVTTAAAVGALLGALHAASAGDAALAEEFATDDNFHALRIEPYLLATAAAHPSLADTLRSLADRTAATHTALVHGDVSPKNILFGPSGPVLLDAECAWYGDPAFDVAFCVNHLLLKSLVVPGRRGELLCSARALAEAYARCVDWEPRSAVEKRAATLLPALLLARVDGKSPVEYLTDDRHRQFVRTAATALLRTPAATMADVVDAWETALPAPAEPVGTPFD; this is translated from the coding sequence ATGAACGCGAGCCCCGCGCAGATGAGTGCGGCCCCCGGGCCCGGCACCGGGCTGACGGACTTCCTGATCACCCAGTGCCTCGCCGAACCGGGCGAAACCGCTCGCTGGACGCCGCTGGCCGGCGGCGTCTCGTCCGACCTGTGGCGGGTGGACCTGCCCGGACGCTCCCTCTGCGTCAAACGCGCCCTGGCCAAACTGAAGGTGTCGGCGGACTGGCAGGCACCGGTGTCGCGCAACGCCTACGAATGGGCCTGGATGCGGTTCGCGTCCCGGCACCGCCCGGACAGCGTCCCGGGCCTGCTGGCCCACGACCCCGGAGCCGGCCTGTTCGCGATGGAGTACCTGCCGCCCGAGCGGTACCCGGTCTGGAAGGCTCAGCTGCTGGCGGGCGAGGTGCGGGTGACGACCGCGGCGGCCGTCGGGGCACTCCTCGGCGCCCTGCACGCGGCGAGCGCGGGCGACGCCGCCCTCGCGGAGGAGTTCGCCACCGACGACAACTTCCACGCGCTGCGCATCGAGCCGTACCTGCTCGCCACCGCGGCCGCACACCCCTCCCTCGCCGACACCCTCCGAAGCCTCGCCGACCGCACGGCCGCCACCCACACTGCCCTGGTGCACGGTGACGTCAGCCCCAAGAACATCCTCTTCGGCCCGTCGGGTCCCGTGCTGCTGGACGCCGAGTGCGCCTGGTACGGGGACCCGGCCTTCGACGTCGCCTTCTGCGTCAACCATCTCCTGCTCAAGAGCCTGGTGGTGCCCGGACGTCGCGGCGAACTCCTGTGCTCCGCCCGGGCATTGGCCGAGGCGTACGCCCGCTGTGTCGACTGGGAGCCGCGATCCGCCGTCGAGAAGCGGGCCGCGACGCTGCTCCCGGCGCTGTTGCTGGCGCGGGTGGACGGCAAGTCCCCGGTGGAGTACCTCACGGACGACCGGCACCGGCAGTTCGTACGCACAGCGGCGACGGCCCTGTTGCGGACACCGGCCGCCACGATGGCGGACGTCGTGGACGCCTGGGAGACCGCCCTGCCGGCCCCGGCCGAACCCGTCGGCACCCCGTTCGACTGA